One segment of Streptomyces sp. NBC_00576 DNA contains the following:
- a CDS encoding relaxase/mobilization nuclease domain-containing protein, with the protein MIPSIHKQGSRTLGLLRYLYGKGTHEEHVDPHLVASFDHMAPDPGRDPSATMEDLKQLLDQPLHLLDADQRPEKHVWHCSVRAAPDDPILADEQWADIARRIVAATGIDPDDGASCRWAAVRHADDHIHIVATLVREDGRRPDHHRSGKRAQAEARLIEADYGLHRVTPGDGTAAKRTTSAERHKAERLGKERASREELRETVRRAVAGAASTDEFLGRLKDAGLLVRVKVLPSGDLKGYKVALPDDRNEDKEPIYYAGSTLAPDLSLPRIQQRFTTDSAPAEAADSERPERPTAPSAPAAARRTTTHAAWAALLILDHSGDDGAAAAQIAATGEVLDALAKTSALRTRNELRQAAWEFERASRSHTRAGYRHAQDLRRAARDLVYGGPAFGRGEDGAGTAMVLDTLIFLALAAAHWHAQRQHAQQAEAAHRTAEHLRAAYQQAATEPLTVLRERGRRIAPFLRHHHATTVRAALPELAETVLAEPGWDALAATLTDATQAGHNPQALLAEAAARRELGTADSISDVLVWRLRHMADLPAYAPTAPEPTQGSRLTAGQAVTPPIAAPSASRAPRR; encoded by the coding sequence TTGATCCCCAGCATCCACAAGCAGGGCAGCCGTACCCTCGGCCTGCTCCGCTACCTCTACGGCAAGGGCACCCACGAGGAGCACGTCGACCCGCACCTGGTCGCCTCCTTCGACCACATGGCGCCCGACCCCGGCCGCGACCCCTCGGCCACGATGGAGGACCTCAAGCAGCTCCTCGACCAGCCCCTCCATCTGCTCGACGCCGACCAACGGCCCGAGAAGCACGTGTGGCACTGTTCGGTGCGCGCCGCCCCCGACGATCCGATCCTGGCCGACGAACAGTGGGCCGACATCGCCCGCCGCATCGTCGCGGCCACCGGCATCGACCCCGACGACGGCGCCAGCTGCCGCTGGGCCGCCGTCCGCCACGCGGACGACCACATCCACATCGTCGCCACCCTCGTACGCGAAGACGGCCGCCGCCCTGACCACCACCGCTCCGGCAAACGCGCCCAGGCCGAAGCCCGCCTCATCGAAGCCGACTACGGCCTCCACCGCGTCACCCCCGGCGACGGCACCGCCGCGAAGCGCACCACCAGCGCCGAGCGGCACAAGGCCGAACGTCTGGGCAAGGAGCGTGCCTCCCGCGAGGAACTGCGTGAGACCGTCCGCCGCGCGGTGGCCGGCGCCGCTTCCACGGACGAGTTCCTCGGCCGCCTCAAGGACGCCGGGCTTCTCGTCCGCGTCAAGGTCCTGCCCTCCGGTGACCTGAAGGGCTACAAGGTCGCCTTGCCCGACGACCGCAACGAGGACAAGGAGCCGATCTACTACGCCGGATCCACCCTCGCCCCCGACCTGTCCCTGCCCCGCATCCAGCAACGCTTCACCACCGACTCCGCCCCCGCGGAGGCCGCCGACAGCGAGCGGCCGGAACGCCCTACCGCGCCCTCGGCACCCGCTGCGGCACGGCGCACCACCACCCACGCGGCCTGGGCGGCACTGCTCATCCTCGACCACAGCGGCGACGACGGCGCAGCTGCTGCCCAGATCGCCGCCACCGGCGAGGTCCTCGACGCCCTCGCCAAGACCTCCGCCCTCCGCACCCGCAACGAACTGCGCCAAGCGGCCTGGGAGTTCGAGCGGGCCTCCCGCTCCCACACCCGAGCCGGGTACCGCCACGCGCAGGACCTGCGCCGCGCGGCCCGCGACCTTGTCTACGGCGGGCCCGCGTTCGGCCGGGGCGAGGACGGGGCCGGCACCGCGATGGTCCTGGACACGCTGATCTTCCTCGCCCTCGCCGCCGCCCACTGGCACGCCCAGCGTCAGCACGCCCAGCAGGCCGAGGCCGCCCACCGGACCGCCGAGCACCTGCGGGCCGCCTACCAGCAGGCAGCCACCGAACCCCTCACCGTGCTGCGCGAACGGGGCCGCCGTATCGCCCCGTTCCTGCGCCACCACCACGCCACCACCGTGCGCGCCGCCCTGCCCGAACTCGCCGAGACCGTCCTGGCCGAGCCCGGCTGGGACGCCCTGGCCGCCACCCTCACCGACGCCACACAGGCAGGCCACAACCCGCAGGCTCTACTCGCCGAGGCCGCCGCCCGCAGGGAACTGGGCACCGCCGACTCCATCAGCGACGTCCTGGTCTGGCGCCTGCGTCACATGGCCGACCTTCCTGCCTACGCGCCGACGGCCCCGGAACCCACCCAGGGCAGCCGCCTCACGGCTGGCCAGGCCGTGACTCCGCCCATCGCAGCGCCTTCAGCATCACGCGCGCCGCGCCGCTGA
- a CDS encoding plasmid mobilization protein — protein sequence MAGRKRRTKIKGKARPRDKKQRPAQSVRLSDQEHAIIQVGADAVGMSLAGFLAHSALAASRDQSRTAATIATERDVLTELFAMRRQLGWAGSNLNQVAKALNSGGDVPHLKEVLADIHCAAHAVKKAADRVTNRQEQEGEAA from the coding sequence ATGGCCGGTCGCAAGCGCCGGACCAAAATCAAGGGGAAGGCGCGTCCGCGTGACAAGAAGCAGCGTCCTGCCCAGAGTGTCCGCCTCAGTGATCAAGAGCACGCCATCATCCAGGTCGGCGCCGATGCCGTAGGCATGAGTCTGGCCGGCTTCCTCGCCCACTCCGCGCTGGCCGCCTCCCGTGACCAGTCCCGCACCGCCGCCACCATTGCCACCGAACGCGATGTGCTCACAGAGCTGTTCGCCATGCGCCGTCAGCTCGGCTGGGCCGGCAGCAACCTCAACCAGGTGGCCAAGGCCCTCAACTCCGGCGGCGATGTCCCCCACCTCAAGGAGGTACTCGCCGACATTCACTGCGCGGCCCACGCCGTGAAGAAGGCCGCCGACCGGGTCACCAACCGCCAGGAGCAAGAAGGTGAGGCGGCTTGA
- a CDS encoding zinc finger domain-containing protein, with translation MDSREVAAVLAYTGRLDPRTIRTGTGEARDQIAQWQELLDDVPFATDHGWDVREAIRAHVLDSPYPILPVDVARRWRAHRRDRLDRHTDPTPAADPDDPAAWRAELLRARHAVAAGVAPPSTHRQITGGDPQRDIDEHLRAIGSYIPPAVRTELTRYRPTRAAREAAVTTGAPDALNVRCEWCHAPAGTPCRQRRASPDGTAKGNAVRATPHPSRIDLATARMDRQRAA, from the coding sequence TTGGACTCACGCGAAGTCGCCGCTGTCCTCGCCTACACCGGCCGCCTAGACCCCCGCACCATCCGCACCGGCACGGGCGAAGCCCGTGACCAGATCGCCCAGTGGCAGGAGCTGCTCGACGACGTGCCCTTCGCCACCGATCACGGCTGGGACGTCCGCGAGGCAATACGGGCCCACGTCCTCGACTCCCCGTACCCGATCCTGCCCGTGGACGTCGCCCGCAGATGGCGGGCCCATCGGCGCGACCGCCTTGACCGGCACACCGACCCCACACCGGCTGCCGACCCGGACGATCCTGCCGCCTGGCGAGCCGAGTTGCTCCGCGCCCGCCACGCCGTCGCGGCCGGCGTGGCCCCGCCTTCCACACACCGGCAGATCACCGGCGGTGACCCACAACGCGACATCGATGAGCACCTGCGCGCGATCGGGTCATATATCCCGCCGGCCGTCCGCACCGAGCTGACCCGCTACCGTCCAACCCGCGCCGCACGCGAGGCCGCCGTCACCACAGGTGCCCCCGACGCGCTCAATGTCCGGTGCGAGTGGTGCCACGCGCCCGCGGGCACCCCGTGCCGACAACGGCGGGCAAGCCCGGACGGCACCGCCAAGGGCAACGCGGTACGTGCGACTCCCCACCCGTCGCGCATCGACCTCGCGACTGCCCGGATGGACCGACAGCGGGCTGCGTGA
- a CDS encoding helix-turn-helix domain-containing protein produces MSLDAREWVWDHSRSKGTARMVLALIADRCRDRNCVAYASVPTLMKRANASRTAVRDALAKLIADGELVALGDHKGPRGETYYHLPEAARFLAEHAVEGDWEPAHPGDRIPTLGVPESDPSDPFEEEPEYGPGERNPTPGGYGFRPVGGTDSDPQNSREPEVNGKSSSSAPLISADQWQIDDGTRAWLQQHGHLDRLGEQAVRSADEKWRVYRATWPPRTAAAWAADWRTWIAREHTPTPGRPNLYALPDGTPTRAPGMTRSEQHMAALDEPTGTE; encoded by the coding sequence ATGAGCCTCGACGCCCGAGAGTGGGTGTGGGACCACAGCCGAAGCAAGGGCACAGCCCGCATGGTGCTCGCGTTGATCGCCGACCGCTGCCGCGACCGGAACTGCGTCGCGTACGCCTCCGTGCCCACCCTGATGAAGCGAGCGAACGCCTCCCGTACCGCCGTACGCGACGCCCTGGCGAAGCTGATCGCCGACGGCGAGCTCGTGGCGCTCGGTGACCACAAGGGGCCACGGGGAGAGACGTATTACCACCTCCCGGAAGCCGCTCGGTTCCTCGCCGAACACGCCGTTGAAGGGGACTGGGAACCGGCCCATCCGGGGGATCGGATTCCGACCCTCGGGGTACCGGAATCCGACCCTTCCGATCCTTTCGAAGAGGAGCCGGAATACGGCCCCGGGGAACGGAATCCGACCCCGGGAGGGTACGGATTCCGACCCGTCGGGGGCACGGATTCCGACCCCCAGAACAGTAGAGAACCAGAGGTGAACGGTAAGAGCAGCAGCTCTGCCCCACTCATCTCCGCCGACCAGTGGCAGATCGACGACGGCACCCGGGCCTGGTTGCAGCAGCACGGCCACCTCGACCGCCTCGGCGAACAAGCCGTCCGATCGGCCGACGAGAAGTGGCGCGTGTACCGGGCCACGTGGCCTCCCCGTACCGCAGCCGCCTGGGCTGCCGACTGGCGCACCTGGATCGCCCGGGAGCACACCCCCACCCCAGGCCGCCCGAACCTCTACGCCCTGCCCGACGGCACGCCCACCCGGGCCCCTGGCATGACGCGCTCCGAGCAGCACATGGCCGCCCTCGACGAACCGACCGGAACGGAGTAA